One genomic region from Anthonomus grandis grandis chromosome 1, icAntGran1.3, whole genome shotgun sequence encodes:
- the LOC126739875 gene encoding glutamyl-tRNA(Gln) amidotransferase subunit C, mitochondrial, translating into MNKTSHFFLRLTRHYSAKTTTIPLSPLKSLVPEKPYRSRIDPQKLPPKTKIDADTIALLERLSLVDCANKQGIETLEAAIEFADQIQQVDTTGVEPLITVLEDIPLRLREDKVTDGNCRADILKNASLVEEDYFIAPPGNIVLESREDLLFENQEKSDNVKA; encoded by the exons ATGAATAAAACAAGTCATTTTTTCTTACGTCTCACACGACACTACAGTGCCAAAACAACTACGATCCCGCTCAGCCCTTTGAAGTCTTTAGTCCCGGAAAAACCGTATCGATCCCGTATAGACCCCCAAAAGTTGCCCCCTAAAACGAAAATAGACGCCGATACGATCGCTTTACTAGAACGATTATCTTTGGTTGATTGCGCCAATAAACAAGGAATTGAAACGTTGGAGGCTGCTATCGAATTCGCTGATCAGATTCAACAAGTTGATACTACTGGGGTTGAACCTTTGATTACAGTTCTTGAAGATAT ACCATTAAGATTAAGAGAAGATAAAGTTACTGATGGCAATTGTAGAgcagatatcttaaaaaatgcatCCTTGGTAGAAGAAGATTATTTTATAGCTCCACCAGGCAACATTGTTTTGGAATCTAGAGAAGACTTGTTATTTGAAAATCAAGAGAAGTCTGATAATGTCAAAGCTTAA
- the LOC126739866 gene encoding DNA polymerase subunit gamma-2, mitochondrial: protein MSVNIEAKLPWTTELVETIVMQPKPLRDIGEEKFSDGKKRIQPHSIISTINLTTMFMTTICDAYDESEYKGNSRTLLRFHRKLAPYRISFAIVSSGVSANVLSELNDLALYLTKQLRLNHVSTLFSASSSKLSLEAQWRLYDEMGIPYNILLNEKTLKDGLAFLRSRDTTLKEQVHVTELVGYVDQLFRNY, encoded by the exons ATGAGTGTCAACATTGAGGCCAAACTGCCTTGGACAACTGAACTTGTTGAAACTATTGTCATGCAACCAAAACCATTAAGAGATATTGGAGAAGAGAAG TTTAGTGATGGTAAGAAACGAATACAACCACACAGCATTATTAgtacaataaatttaacaacTATGTTCATGACAACCATCTGTGATGCTTATGATGAATCAGAGTATAAAGGCAACAGCAGAACCTTATTAAGGTTCCACCGAAAACTTGCTCCATACAGGATCAGTTTTGCCATAGTTTCCTCAGGAG TTTCAGCAAATGTTTTATCAGAATTAAATGATTTAGCGCTGTATTTGACTAAACAACTGAGGTTGAATCATGTTTCTACTCTCTTTTCTGCAAGTAGTTCAAAGCTTTCTTTGGAGGCCCAATGGAGGCTATATGATGAAATGGGTATACCTTATAACATCTTACTGAATGAAAAAACACTTAAAGATGGTCTGGCCTTTTTAAGGAGCAGGGATACTACTTTAAAG GAGCAAGTTCATGTTACTGAGCTGGTGGGCTATGTTGATCAACTTTTTAGAAACTATTAG